The region GCGGTGTTGGTGTGGTCGGCGCGGTAGGACAGCACCTCCGGCACCCGCTGCCGCTCCGACAGGAACAGGTCGTACTCGTAGGCCGGCGGGCTGCCCTGGTCGTCCGGCGGGGCGATCAGGTCCCACTTGCTGTAGAACTCGAAGTCCCCCTTGGTGACCGGCTCGGTGGGTGCGGCGAAGGCGGGCACGTTCCGGGGCGTCAGCTGGCTGTCGCTGTCGTCCTGCCCGTCCAGGGCGCGGTGGAAGCCCAGCGACACCCCGTTGGTCGTGGTGGGCAGTTCGGTGTCGACCACGATCCGGTTCGCGGTTCGGCCGTCGAGGGTGAGGGCGGTGTCGTCCGTCACCGCCAACTCCAGGTCGCCGACGAACGCCGTCTCGGTCACGCGATCACCCGAGTCGTCGGCCGAGCTGAGAAAACCCACCGCCGTGTAGGTGCCGGGCGGCACGCGGAACGTCACCGTCGGACGGTCGCCTTCCACGTACTGCTCGAGATGGCCGCTCGCCGGGCTCCAGAGCACGACCCGGCTGGCCGCCTGGAGCCGTCCGGAGTGGGCGACGGCGGTGACGGACACCTCGTGCGTCTCGGGTTCCACGAAGACACCGACGGAGGTGTGCACGACGGTGTCGCCGCCGGTGCCGACCAGGTACCCGACGTAGCGCCCCGTCGGCCCGGCCGCCGGGTCGAGGGCCACCGCCACCGACGCCGTGCCGCCCGCCGGCACCGTCACCCGCGGCCGGTCGACGGTGAACATCCCCGCCGGCGGCGTGCTCCCGTCCTGGTGGGTCACCTGGAGCGACAGGTCCAGCGTCACCTCCGCCGCGGTGGCGTTGGTGAAGGTGACGGCCCTGCTCACCGGTTCGGCCGGGTGCGGCCACCGCAGGTAGCCCAGGTTCAGCGTCCCCGGCCCGGCGTACACCCGCTGGGCGAACGCCCGCGCGACGTCCAGTCGACCGCCGCCCTGCTCGTACGGGCTCATCCCGGCACCGGTCCGCGCCGTGGAGATCAAGGCGTCCTTGAGCTGGGTGTTGCCGTACGCCGGGTGTTGCTGCGCGAGGATCGCCGCCGCACCCGCCACGTGCGGGGTGGCCATCGACGTGCCCGAGCGCCGCGCGTACCGCTCGTCCACGATCGGGCTGCCGGTGGTGCCGCTCGCCCGTGCCGCCACGATGCCCACGCCCGGCGCGACCAGGTCCGGTTTGATGGCCAGGTCCCCGCCGCGCGGACCGATGCTGGAGAAGTCCGCGAGCACGTCCTCGTGGTTCACGGCAGCCACCGTGAGCGCCTCGTCGGCCCATCCGGGGCTGGTGATGGTGCCCTCGAAGTTGCCCAAGTTCCCGGCCGCGGCCACCACCAGCGCGCCGCTGTCCCGGCTGACCGCGTCCACCGCCATCGAGACCGCGTCCGGACCGGTCGCCGGTCCGCCGCCGACGCTCATGTTGATCACGTCCGCGTCCTGGGCGGCGGCCCACTCCAGCGCCCGGATCACCGCGTCGTCGGTGCCGTTGCCCTGCCGGTCGAGGGCTTTGGCGTTGAGCAGCGCGGCGCCCGGCGCGACTCCCCTGCGCACCACCGCCGTCGCCTCCCCGGTGCCCGCCGCGGTGGACGCCACGTGGGTGCCGTGCCCGTTGCCGTCCGAGGCGTCCGGTTCGCTGGAGAAGTTGGCCTCCGCCACGACCTTCCCGCCGTCCAGGTCCGGGTGGGTGGTGTCGATGCCGGTGTCGACCACCGCGATCTTGACGCCCGTC is a window of Saccharothrix espanaensis DSM 44229 DNA encoding:
- a CDS encoding S8 family serine peptidase translates to MGTRGKYTPGRMRRWSVAVTGALAAALLVAPQTTAQPVTPAENPPGSGEWHTITLVTGDRVRLHVRPDGQHDTIFAPGPGREDVGYSTRTDRGRFYLVPSDVAPLIAADRVDAELFDLTAMVADGLDDAHSAHLPLIVQYDPGSVLAAAVAPPPGAADGFVLSSINARSVVQHKDQAGVFWPAVAGAGAVRKVWRNGKVTALLDRSVPQVGAPQAWAGGFDGTGVKIAVVDTGIDTTHPDLDGGKVVAEANFSSEPDASDGNGHGTHVASTAAGTGEATAVVRRGVAPGAALLNAKALDRQGNGTDDAVIRALEWAAAQDADVINMSVGGGPATGPDAVSMAVDAVSRDSGALVVAAAGNLGNFEGTITSPGWADEALTVAAVNHEDVLADFSSIGPRGGDLAIKPDLVAPGVGIVAARASGTTGSPIVDERYARRSGTSMATPHVAGAAAILAQQHPAYGNTQLKDALISTARTGAGMSPYEQGGGRLDVARAFAQRVYAGPGTLNLGYLRWPHPAEPVSRAVTFTNATAAEVTLDLSLQVTHQDGSTPPAGMFTVDRPRVTVPAGGTASVAVALDPAAGPTGRYVGYLVGTGGDTVVHTSVGVFVEPETHEVSVTAVAHSGRLQAASRVVLWSPASGHLEQYVEGDRPTVTFRVPPGTYTAVGFLSSADDSGDRVTETAFVGDLELAVTDDTALTLDGRTANRIVVDTELPTTTNGVSLGFHRALDGQDDSDSQLTPRNVPAFAAPTEPVTKGDFEFYSKWDLIAPPDDQGSPPAYEYDLFLSERQRVPEVLSYRADHTNTATLDTWYRADTPDTPGMDVRWAARPDYRHRKEFQRTVPRPGKRTYFVSAGDVRWTHEVWMTRAPGDLASFTGAPTSYRLGEVLREEWFGRPAGPGPRGLVPPATRTGDTLDLRIAPYVDTGGHWNNQLAARDVHRTTLHANGEQVVDYNGVPGLSVPVRPDPTTYRLNYTNERSAPWWQYSTRTDTTWTFGSSRPADGRTDRIPLLELMFRPQLDEYNRAPGGGSYGFPLHVGHVAGATGAPIASVTGRASSDDGRTWSPMRLLDLGGGDYVAQLQHPASGAVSLHVTATDTAGNAIDQTIIRAYGVVGS